A region from the Patescibacteria group bacterium genome encodes:
- a CDS encoding valine--tRNA ligase — translation MDEKFLKPYNPKKTEDNIYKRWEDSGFFNPDVCVEKGITDKDAESFSIVLPPPNVTGTLHMGHAAMLAIEDIVIRYNRMCGKKTLWLPGTDSAAIATQSKVEGIIYKKEKKNRHDIGREELLKRIDVFAKESKATIINQTKKMGSSLDWSREAFTLDEVRYRAVMEAFVRMYNDDLIYRGSRIVNWDPKMQTTVSDDEIEHKETVDEFYFLKYGPFTIGTARPETKFGDKYVVMHPDDERYKKYKHGETFDLEWINGPITATIIKDSATDMEIGTGVMTITPWHSNIDFEIAERHNLDKEQIIDERGLLLSIAGEFEGQHIKKVRPLIVEKLREKGLVEKIDKNYTHNIAVNSRGGGIIEPQIKEQWFVGVEREFTLKHSEIDGITSGSKTTLKKIMRTVVKNKQIHIIPDNFEKVYYHWIDNLHDWCISRQIWYGHRIPVWYRADEVYCGITAPEGDEWQQDPDTLDTWFSSGLWTFSTLGWPEDSEDLKTYHPTSVLETGYDILFFWVARMILMSGYHLGTIPFKTIYLHGLVRDQQGRKMSKSIGNVIDPLDMIEKYGADATRLSLIIGAVPGNDVKLSENKVRGYKHFANKIWNVARFVLTNTHGADLSSKPQLEKEDEVLIESAHKLAAEITQDIENYRFYLAAEKTYHYLWHTFADIILEESKSILSGNNEKKKHSKQYALYTILTINLKLLHPFMPFVTEEIWSHLPKKETEMLLVAKWPENGSIS, via the coding sequence ATGGATGAGAAATTTCTCAAACCTTACAACCCTAAAAAAACTGAGGATAATATATACAAACGCTGGGAAGACAGCGGTTTTTTCAATCCCGATGTCTGTGTTGAAAAAGGAATCACAGATAAAGATGCAGAATCATTTTCAATAGTACTTCCTCCACCAAATGTGACCGGTACGCTCCATATGGGCCACGCAGCGATGCTCGCAATTGAGGACATCGTGATCCGCTATAACCGTATGTGTGGCAAAAAAACGCTCTGGCTCCCAGGTACCGACTCAGCTGCAATCGCAACACAATCAAAAGTAGAAGGTATTATATATAAAAAGGAGAAAAAAAATCGCCACGATATTGGGCGCGAGGAACTCTTAAAACGCATTGATGTATTTGCCAAGGAAAGTAAGGCCACAATTATTAATCAGACTAAAAAAATGGGCTCATCTCTTGATTGGAGCCGAGAAGCTTTCACACTTGATGAAGTTCGTTATCGGGCAGTTATGGAAGCGTTTGTGCGTATGTACAACGATGACTTAATCTATCGAGGCAGTCGTATCGTCAACTGGGATCCAAAAATGCAGACAACGGTTTCCGATGATGAAATTGAACATAAGGAGACTGTAGATGAATTTTACTTTCTCAAGTATGGTCCATTTACTATTGGAACAGCACGACCCGAGACAAAATTTGGTGATAAATATGTAGTGATGCATCCGGATGATGAGCGATATAAGAAATATAAACACGGAGAAACTTTTGATCTCGAGTGGATAAATGGCCCTATCACCGCAACCATCATTAAAGACAGTGCGACAGATATGGAAATTGGTACTGGTGTGATGACCATTACCCCCTGGCATTCAAATATAGACTTTGAGATTGCAGAAAGACATAATCTCGACAAAGAGCAAATTATTGATGAGCGTGGCCTACTTCTCTCTATCGCTGGAGAATTTGAGGGACAACATATCAAGAAGGTGCGTCCTCTTATTGTAGAAAAACTCCGTGAGAAAGGACTTGTTGAAAAAATTGATAAGAACTATACCCACAACATCGCAGTAAACAGTCGCGGTGGTGGCATTATTGAACCGCAAATTAAAGAGCAGTGGTTTGTTGGCGTTGAGAGAGAATTTACACTCAAGCATTCAGAGATTGATGGAATCACGTCCGGATCGAAAACAACACTCAAGAAAATCATGCGCACAGTGGTAAAAAACAAACAGATACATATCATTCCTGATAATTTTGAAAAAGTATACTACCACTGGATTGATAATCTTCATGATTGGTGCATCAGTCGTCAAATCTGGTACGGTCATCGTATTCCTGTCTGGTATAGAGCAGATGAAGTTTACTGCGGTATAACAGCACCTGAAGGTGACGAATGGCAACAAGACCCTGATACGCTCGATACATGGTTTTCATCCGGTCTGTGGACGTTCTCGACACTCGGTTGGCCCGAAGATTCAGAAGACTTAAAAACGTATCATCCGACAAGTGTGCTTGAAACTGGGTATGACATCCTTTTTTTCTGGGTGGCACGAATGATTTTAATGAGCGGATACCATCTCGGCACCATTCCATTTAAAACAATATACCTGCACGGACTCGTGCGAGACCAGCAAGGGCGAAAGATGAGCAAGTCGATCGGTAATGTGATTGACCCACTCGATATGATTGAAAAATATGGCGCTGACGCCACTCGTCTTTCACTCATCATCGGAGCGGTGCCGGGAAACGATGTAAAACTTTCTGAGAACAAAGTTCGCGGATACAAACACTTTGCAAATAAAATTTGGAATGTCGCCAGATTTGTCCTTACCAATACCCATGGTGCAGATCTTTCTTCAAAACCACAACTTGAAAAAGAAGATGAGGTACTCATTGAGAGCGCGCACAAACTAGCAGCTGAAATAACACAAGATATTGAAAATTACCGCTTTTATCTCGCTGCTGAAAAAACATATCACTACCTCTGGCATACTTTTGCTGATATTATTCTAGAAGAGAGTAAATCAATACTCTCTGGAAATAACGAAAAGAAGAAACACTCAAAACAATATGCACTCTATACAATACTGACTATCAACCTTAAATTACTTCATCCTTTTATGCCATTTGTCACAGAAGAAATATGGTCACATCTGCCGAAAAAGGAAACCGAGATGTTACTCGTTGCTAAGTGGCCAGAAAATGGCAGCATTTCATGA
- the tsaD gene encoding tRNA (adenosine(37)-N6)-threonylcarbamoyltransferase complex transferase subunit TsaD, with translation MRILSIETSCDETAVSMVEASGNTENIKFKVLGDTILSQIDMHREFGGVFPTVAKREHARHLIPSIEKVLKESNVVSGIKYKELGKEKKTKIEEILKREPELLARFKDFIESIENPNLDAIVVTSGPGLEPALWIGINVAQALSLAWKVQIVPVNHMEGHIISSLLENETIKQMSFPALALLISGGHTELVLIKDWLSYEVIGRTRDDAVGEAFDKVARMLGLSYPGGPEISKLAHQARVHNKQLKERLPRPMLDSDTYDFSFSGLKTAVLYMVKNISNINEETRQKIAREFEDAVTEVLISKTMRAVEEYNIKTLIIGGGVSANTEIRRIFEEETHRLKNIELLLPDKNLSTDNAIMIAAAGYLHLLLEKDKASATEIKADGNLSL, from the coding sequence ATGAGGATACTCAGTATAGAGACAAGCTGTGACGAAACTGCTGTAAGTATGGTGGAAGCATCAGGTAATACAGAAAATATTAAATTTAAAGTATTAGGAGATACCATCCTCTCGCAAATTGATATGCACCGAGAGTTCGGTGGTGTATTCCCCACCGTTGCAAAACGCGAACATGCAAGACATTTGATTCCTTCAATTGAAAAAGTATTAAAAGAATCAAATGTAGTATCAGGAATTAAGTATAAGGAATTAGGGAAAGAAAAAAAGACAAAAATAGAAGAGATATTAAAAAGGGAGCCGGAATTACTGGCACGCTTCAAAGACTTTATAGAGAGTATTGAAAATCCGAATTTGGACGCAATTGTTGTTACCTCTGGGCCAGGACTTGAGCCAGCGCTTTGGATTGGCATTAATGTCGCCCAAGCACTCTCTTTGGCGTGGAAAGTCCAGATTGTGCCAGTAAACCACATGGAAGGACATATTATATCTTCCCTTTTAGAAAATGAGACCATAAAACAGATGTCATTCCCCGCCTTGGCGCTTTTGATTTCTGGTGGGCACACTGAGCTTGTATTAATAAAAGACTGGCTTTCATACGAAGTTATTGGGCGCACAAGAGATGATGCTGTTGGTGAAGCATTTGATAAAGTCGCACGAATGCTTGGGCTATCCTACCCAGGCGGTCCTGAGATTTCAAAACTTGCCCATCAGGCACGAGTACACAACAAACAGCTGAAAGAAAGACTTCCTCGTCCTATGCTTGATTCAGATACCTATGATTTTTCATTTTCCGGACTCAAGACCGCAGTACTCTATATGGTAAAAAATATTTCAAACATTAATGAAGAAACGAGACAAAAAATTGCACGAGAATTTGAAGATGCCGTTACCGAAGTGCTAATCTCAAAAACTATGCGAGCTGTAGAAGAGTACAATATAAAAACTCTCATAATCGGTGGTGGTGTTTCGGCAAATACAGAAATAAGACGAATATTTGAAGAGGAAACACATAGACTTAAAAATATAGAGCTTTTGCTACCTGACAAAAATCTTTCAACCGACAATGCGATAATGATTGCAGCCGCCGGCTATCTACACCTACTGCTTGAAAAAGACAAAGCCTCCGCTACTGAAATTAAAGCAGATGGAAATCTCTCCCTATAA
- a CDS encoding DNA-3-methyladenine glycosylase I encodes MKKRCEWPLVGGGQTGGSDLMLKYHDTEWGVPQHNDKILFEFLLLDSFQAGLSWSTILNKRQNFKKAFDNFSVKKIAKYDKKKLAQLMGDAGIIRNRLKIEGAVKNAKAFLQIQKEFESFNKYVWQFVGGKPKKNKWKTMRQIPAISKEAETLNKNLKARGFTFVGPTIIYAFMQGAGLVNDHTIYCFRYNQVSKLK; translated from the coding sequence ATGAAAAAACGATGTGAGTGGCCCCTAGTCGGAGGCGGGCAGACAGGAGGTAGTGATTTGATGCTCAAGTATCACGATACCGAGTGGGGTGTGCCACAGCATAATGACAAAATATTGTTTGAGTTTCTCCTCTTGGATTCATTTCAAGCCGGATTGAGCTGGTCTACTATTTTAAATAAGCGACAAAATTTTAAAAAAGCATTTGATAACTTTAGTGTAAAGAAAATTGCAAAATACGATAAGAAAAAACTCGCCCAGCTAATGGGTGACGCAGGTATAATCCGTAACCGACTTAAAATAGAAGGAGCTGTCAAAAACGCAAAAGCATTTCTTCAAATTCAAAAAGAGTTCGAGAGTTTCAATAAATATGTCTGGCAATTTGTCGGCGGCAAGCCAAAGAAAAACAAATGGAAAACGATGCGACAAATCCCTGCCATATCCAAAGAGGCCGAAACATTAAACAAAAATCTCAAAGCCCGCGGTTTTACATTTGTTGGACCAACTATCATTTACGCATTTATGCAAGGAGCCGGTCTTGTAAATGATCACACGATTTATTGCTTTCGTTACAATCAAGTATCGAAATTGAAGTGA